From Paraburkholderia fungorum, the proteins below share one genomic window:
- a CDS encoding helix-turn-helix domain-containing protein, which yields METNSRHRLIGCQGIAEFVDVAYIEAMPKTPQHIGDRLRQEMDRLGLTPTVVAERFGVKNPSVYDWLKFGRIAKKHIPGLVEMSGKSAEWWITGDENAVLPPVPSMGAPGLADRIKSVLDEAGGNISAVATAAGTTEAVVAGWLAGNTATIGVDEAVALQEKYGVNSVWLMLGKGRRTTAVRYNDEWNPIPVTGWRGIPVVGMAQLGDGGFWADVEYPVGHGDGFVDVPSKDKDAYALRCKGDSMRPRIKDGEFVVVEPNHDIEPGDEVLVKSKDGRVMVKEFLYKRGGRYHLASVNETHGNIAFSDEEIEKMHYVGWIAKPSAWRPD from the coding sequence ATGGAAACTAATTCTAGGCATCGCCTAATTGGATGTCAAGGCATTGCCGAATTTGTAGACGTGGCTTATATAGAGGCAATGCCTAAAACACCGCAGCACATCGGCGACCGGCTTCGCCAAGAAATGGACCGCCTTGGGCTAACTCCCACGGTGGTCGCAGAGCGCTTTGGGGTCAAAAATCCCTCAGTTTACGATTGGCTTAAGTTTGGACGGATCGCCAAAAAGCACATCCCGGGCTTGGTTGAGATGTCAGGAAAATCCGCCGAGTGGTGGATAACCGGCGATGAGAACGCAGTTTTGCCCCCTGTTCCCTCAATGGGAGCACCGGGTTTGGCCGATAGAATTAAGTCGGTGCTGGATGAAGCCGGCGGTAACATTTCGGCCGTCGCAACCGCCGCTGGCACAACCGAAGCCGTCGTGGCAGGTTGGCTGGCAGGCAACACAGCGACGATAGGCGTCGACGAGGCCGTCGCTCTACAAGAAAAGTACGGGGTCAACTCTGTGTGGTTGATGCTCGGAAAGGGGCGGCGGACGACGGCTGTCCGTTATAACGACGAATGGAACCCTATCCCCGTCACGGGCTGGCGGGGAATTCCGGTGGTGGGTATGGCGCAATTGGGAGACGGGGGTTTTTGGGCCGACGTGGAATATCCCGTCGGGCATGGCGACGGGTTTGTCGACGTACCGAGCAAAGACAAGGATGCTTACGCGTTGCGCTGCAAAGGCGACTCGATGCGTCCGCGCATCAAGGATGGCGAATTTGTTGTGGTTGAGCCAAATCACGACATCGAGCCGGGCGACGAGGTGCTCGTAAAATCGAAGGACGGGCGCGTCATGGTGAAGGAATTTCTATACAAACGCGGCGGCCGGTACCACCTCGCCTCGGTCAACGAGACGCACGGGAACATCGCGTTCTCAGACGAAGAAATTGAGAAGATGCACTACGTGGGCTGGATTGCAAAGCCGTCTGCGTGGCGACCAGATTAA
- a CDS encoding transcriptional regulator, translating into MDKTSISAVSRACQIVGGKSALARAVGVKPATVAQWCSGERPVPPGKCISIEKATKRSVRVEQILPELDWGFIRGSANQIVEAA; encoded by the coding sequence ATGGACAAGACCTCTATTTCCGCTGTTAGTCGCGCCTGCCAAATCGTTGGCGGCAAGTCGGCGCTCGCGCGCGCGGTAGGGGTAAAGCCGGCGACGGTTGCCCAGTGGTGCAGTGGCGAGCGACCTGTGCCCCCAGGCAAGTGCATCAGCATTGAAAAGGCGACGAAGCGGTCTGTCCGAGTCGAACAGATCCTGCCGGAACTCGATTGGGGTTTTATCCGCGGTTCCGCAAACCAGATTGTGGAGGCAGCCTGA
- a CDS encoding phage regulatory CII family protein — translation MNILDTLHAVAHDYPGGCESLAPRIDMSAAVLRSKVNVNNDTHKPTLMEAVRITDVSDDDRVLEAWARERGYALVKVPNIEGCTDAAIVELMGEAWSTHGDVGKEIVKTLEDGKVEFKEVDRVEGRIFKHAQVLFNIAARLRGMAE, via the coding sequence TTGAACATCCTCGACACCCTGCACGCAGTTGCGCATGACTATCCCGGCGGATGCGAGTCGCTGGCACCGCGCATCGATATGTCGGCCGCCGTCCTTCGCAGCAAAGTCAACGTCAACAACGACACGCACAAGCCAACGCTCATGGAGGCGGTGCGTATCACGGACGTTTCCGATGACGACCGAGTACTCGAAGCGTGGGCACGCGAGCGCGGTTATGCGCTGGTCAAAGTGCCGAACATCGAGGGTTGCACCGACGCCGCAATTGTCGAGCTGATGGGCGAGGCCTGGTCGACGCACGGCGATGTCGGGAAAGAGATCGTGAAGACGCTCGAAGACGGCAAGGTCGAGTTCAAAGAGGTGGATCGCGTCGAAGGCCGGATCTTCAAACACGCGCAAGTGCTGTTCAACATCGCTGCGCGTCTGCGCGGTATGGCGGAGTAA
- a CDS encoding helix-turn-helix domain-containing protein, whose protein sequence is MSVQAMAWAIEQQDVRDSHARHVLLCLANYADNKGKAAFPSTATLTQDTGMSESTIRRKLDLLEEQGLIVKGNQAVVAAYIARGDRRPVCYDMSMKKRGVTETGRDERGVSEEGTGCQPASNGVSAESERGVTVTPNPSLTIHKPSINQKNKAAARPSSTRKNAPAKTSIPEDFAVSERVAAWAAEHGHKQIEVHLASFIGKCKAKGYVYASWDDAFMEAIRADWAGLAKSRNHSAGGRNDRSAAAAAIFPKQSQQSEVIDV, encoded by the coding sequence GTGAGCGTTCAAGCAATGGCATGGGCCATCGAACAGCAAGACGTACGCGATTCGCACGCGCGCCACGTCCTACTGTGCTTGGCTAACTACGCCGACAACAAGGGCAAGGCAGCATTCCCGTCGACCGCGACTCTCACGCAGGACACCGGAATGTCTGAGAGCACGATTCGTCGCAAATTGGACTTGCTCGAAGAGCAGGGGCTGATTGTGAAAGGCAATCAAGCCGTCGTCGCTGCGTACATCGCGCGTGGTGATCGCCGACCGGTTTGCTACGACATGTCGATGAAAAAGCGGGGTGTCACGGAGACAGGTCGTGACGAACGGGGTGTCAGCGAGGAAGGAACGGGGTGTCAGCCTGCATCGAACGGGGTGTCAGCGGAGAGCGAACGAGGTGTCACGGTGACACCCAATCCATCCTTAACCATCCATAAACCATCCATAAACCAAAAGAATAAGGCCGCTGCGCGTCCTTCGAGCACTCGCAAGAATGCACCGGCGAAGACGTCGATCCCTGAAGACTTCGCAGTAAGCGAGCGCGTCGCAGCGTGGGCAGCCGAACACGGCCACAAGCAGATCGAGGTTCATCTCGCGTCGTTCATCGGCAAGTGCAAAGCCAAGGGCTATGTCTATGCGAGCTGGGACGACGCCTTTATGGAAGCGATCCGCGCCGATTGGGCCGGGCTCGCGAAGTCTCGAAACCATTCGGCAGGCGGCCGCAACGACCGCAGCGCGGCGGCTGCAGCGATCTTCCCGAAACAATCCCAGCAATCCGAGGTGATCGATGTCTGA
- a CDS encoding DUF1064 domain-containing protein: protein MTKRAPWPMVVPAGTTTVGTARVRDDALPRMTTAQRRIYEKTGNPPQTSALDDPLDPFPAHQQHPVSLAAKKPAKYRNTKCEHEGIKFDSQKERSHWFHLVEQQAKGLISDLKLQVKFELTKRNQRDDGTWERASSYIADFTYVRDGKLVVEDVKSSITKKNRTYIDKRKQMLEKYGISVQEV from the coding sequence ATGACTAAGCGCGCACCCTGGCCGATGGTGGTCCCAGCCGGTACGACGACGGTCGGCACCGCCCGCGTGCGCGACGACGCACTGCCGCGCATGACGACCGCGCAACGCCGGATATACGAGAAGACCGGCAACCCGCCGCAGACGTCCGCGCTCGACGATCCGCTCGACCCGTTCCCAGCGCACCAGCAGCATCCCGTGTCGCTGGCCGCGAAGAAGCCAGCGAAATACCGCAACACGAAGTGCGAGCACGAAGGCATCAAGTTCGACAGCCAGAAAGAGCGTTCGCACTGGTTTCACCTGGTCGAGCAGCAGGCGAAAGGGCTGATCAGCGATCTGAAATTGCAGGTCAAGTTCGAATTGACGAAACGCAACCAGCGCGATGACGGAACTTGGGAGCGCGCATCGAGTTACATCGCCGACTTTACCTACGTCCGCGACGGAAAGCTGGTGGTCGAGGACGTCAAATCGAGCATCACGAAGAAGAATCGCACGTACATCGACAAGCGGAAACAGATGCTTGAGAAGTACGGAATTTCGGTACAGGAGGTCTGA
- a CDS encoding DUF4406 domain-containing protein, producing MKLYLAGPMTGYPELNFPLFHSESARLRALGFEIVNPAELNAGSDGDWLACMRVDIAAMMTEECDGVALLPGWERSRGAPIEHNLMRDLGLRVMQAKHIVGLAGDMPVISQAAVVELTEVDA from the coding sequence ATGAAGCTATACCTCGCCGGCCCGATGACGGGCTATCCCGAACTGAACTTCCCGCTTTTTCATTCCGAGTCCGCGCGGCTCAGAGCGCTTGGGTTCGAGATCGTCAACCCAGCTGAGTTGAACGCCGGGAGCGATGGCGACTGGCTTGCCTGCATGCGTGTCGACATCGCCGCGATGATGACCGAGGAGTGCGATGGCGTCGCTTTGCTGCCTGGCTGGGAGCGTTCGCGCGGCGCGCCGATCGAGCACAACCTGATGCGCGATCTTGGTCTGCGCGTGATGCAGGCGAAGCACATCGTCGGGCTCGCTGGCGACATGCCGGTGATCTCGCAAGCCGCTGTTGTCGAGTTGACCGAGGTGGACGCATGA
- a CDS encoding DUF1364 family protein, with translation MKRTGFKRPEPGVFKKQLDRNTQLQRTKAMKSKPRRPAVAEGSKYLAACRGEPCYLNVKCARCDWADPTVVPCHDNRLSAGKGMGLKASHERTLPGCMLCHAWLDQGSATREEKFARFDAGFARWVVRRARKMGLEMQEAA, from the coding sequence ATGAAGCGTACCGGGTTTAAGCGCCCGGAACCCGGCGTATTCAAGAAGCAACTCGACCGCAACACGCAATTGCAGCGCACCAAGGCGATGAAGAGCAAGCCGAGGCGGCCAGCAGTCGCCGAGGGTTCGAAGTATCTCGCAGCGTGCCGAGGCGAACCCTGCTACCTGAATGTGAAGTGTGCGCGGTGCGATTGGGCCGATCCGACTGTCGTTCCGTGCCACGACAACCGCCTGAGCGCGGGGAAGGGCATGGGGCTGAAGGCAAGCCACGAACGCACGTTGCCGGGCTGCATGTTGTGCCATGCATGGCTGGACCAAGGCAGCGCGACTCGCGAAGAGAAGTTCGCACGGTTCGACGCCGGGTTCGCGCGCTGGGTTGTGCGCCGCGCTCGAAAGATGGGATTGGAAATGCAGGAGGCAGCTTGA
- a CDS encoding phage protein NinX family protein: protein MNVNELKGAALDCWVARAEGFNAELVKANGMEYCRIDVETVGHQFYQPTQNPNITSPILFRQRYTLYPLDEISSKGAGTRRVWIAEAQMNPEFHDLYRDEQPMVAVCRLRVAEAIAAGIVKPDDTA, encoded by the coding sequence ATGAACGTCAATGAGCTGAAGGGCGCGGCTCTCGATTGCTGGGTCGCGCGCGCCGAAGGCTTCAATGCCGAGTTGGTCAAGGCGAACGGCATGGAGTATTGCCGCATCGACGTCGAAACGGTCGGCCACCAGTTTTACCAGCCGACGCAGAACCCGAATATCACGTCGCCAATCCTATTCCGCCAGCGCTACACCCTGTATCCGCTCGACGAGATCAGCAGCAAAGGCGCGGGCACGCGGCGAGTGTGGATCGCTGAAGCGCAGATGAACCCGGAATTTCACGATCTGTACCGCGACGAGCAGCCGATGGTCGCGGTTTGCCGGTTGCGCGTCGCGGAAGCGATTGCGGCAGGGATCGTCAAACCGGACGACACCGCATGA
- a CDS encoding type II toxin-antitoxin system HicA family toxin codes for MKQKEFKRWLEEQGVVVKDGTGHWKAYYNGKQTTLPRHPSHEIGEG; via the coding sequence GTGAAACAGAAAGAGTTCAAGCGGTGGTTAGAAGAGCAAGGCGTTGTAGTGAAAGATGGGACGGGCCACTGGAAGGCCTACTACAACGGCAAGCAAACCACCCTTCCTCGGCATCCAAGCCACGAAATAGGCGAAGGTTGA
- a CDS encoding type II toxin-antitoxin system HicB family antitoxin — translation MLRYPALIEPDGSGFMVSFRDIPEALTGGTSIEEARAMAADALLSAMDFYFEDKRPVPAASKAKKGEELVALPASVSAKVLLLNEMIAQGVTPSELARRLNTRPQDVNRIVDLKHTTKIDTIADALAALGKNLELAVS, via the coding sequence ATGTTGCGTTATCCAGCATTGATTGAGCCGGATGGTAGTGGTTTCATGGTTTCGTTTCGGGACATCCCGGAAGCTTTGACCGGTGGAACGTCGATTGAAGAAGCGCGTGCTATGGCCGCTGACGCGTTGCTATCGGCGATGGATTTCTATTTCGAAGACAAGCGACCTGTTCCGGCCGCGTCGAAAGCGAAAAAGGGTGAGGAGTTGGTCGCGTTACCGGCGAGCGTGTCGGCGAAAGTCTTGTTGCTCAACGAGATGATCGCGCAGGGCGTTACGCCGTCAGAGTTGGCGCGGCGACTCAACACGCGACCACAAGATGTAAATCGCATCGTCGATCTGAAGCACACGACCAAGATTGATACGATCGCAGATGCCTTGGCTGCGCTGGGGAAAAACTTGGAGTTGGCGGTGTCGTAA
- a CDS encoding HNH endonuclease produces MMPRLRTLPTRLQSLPSRVVVAESVSWRTGKTSSAARGYDYAWQKLRAKHLAAHPHCVFCLRDLGMLGMSPADVVLACATRGLAEPLGNIGDHIVPHQGDDRLRLDPANVQTLCKPHHDGEKARLERGRR; encoded by the coding sequence CTGATGCCGCGCCTTCGCACGCTTCCGACTCGACTGCAATCGCTGCCGAGTCGTGTTGTCGTTGCGGAGTCTGTCTCGTGGCGCACTGGCAAGACCAGCAGCGCAGCGCGAGGTTATGACTATGCCTGGCAGAAGCTTCGTGCCAAGCATCTCGCAGCACATCCGCATTGCGTGTTCTGCCTTCGTGACCTTGGCATGCTCGGCATGTCACCAGCTGATGTGGTGCTGGCGTGCGCCACACGTGGTCTAGCTGAGCCGCTGGGCAATATCGGTGATCACATCGTGCCGCATCAAGGCGACGATCGGCTGCGTCTCGATCCGGCTAACGTTCAGACGCTCTGCAAGCCGCACCATGACGGTGAAAAGGCACGGTTGGAGCGCGGAAGACGCTGA
- a CDS encoding terminase small subunit: protein MLLFSDMHQGGAESLRARPSQTDRSRTRRKNSLLRILLMALTAKKRLFADAVLAGKANKDAAIAAGYSAATASAAGSRLVKDKDVALYMAAQRIEQEAKAAAAAKPPVDRSPPPDFDPYAMTSFTDPKAFLIAAMNDGRTEPKLRVDAAKALMPFVHAKVGETGKKDAKGAAAEKAANKFASLATPKLVVNNRK from the coding sequence TTGTTGCTTTTTAGCGACATGCACCAAGGGGGTGCAGAAAGTCTGAGGGCTCGACCGTCCCAGACCGACCGTTCCCGCACGCGCAGAAAAAATTCCCTTTTGAGGATTTTGTTAATGGCTTTAACAGCGAAAAAGAGGCTTTTCGCCGACGCTGTTTTGGCCGGCAAAGCCAATAAAGACGCGGCAATCGCCGCAGGTTACAGCGCCGCAACGGCGTCGGCCGCCGGGTCGCGGCTTGTTAAAGACAAAGACGTGGCGCTGTACATGGCTGCGCAGCGCATCGAACAGGAGGCGAAGGCCGCAGCAGCTGCAAAACCTCCCGTTGATCGCTCGCCGCCGCCGGATTTCGATCCGTACGCGATGACGAGCTTCACCGACCCGAAGGCTTTCCTCATTGCTGCGATGAACGACGGCCGGACGGAGCCGAAACTGCGCGTCGACGCCGCCAAGGCGCTGATGCCGTTCGTGCACGCCAAGGTCGGCGAGACGGGCAAGAAGGATGCGAAGGGCGCGGCAGCAGAGAAAGCCGCGAACAAGTTCGCTTCGCTCGCGACGCCGAAGCTCGTAGTCAACAACCGGAAATAG
- a CDS encoding terminase large subunit — MEWSTACPDWPERLRSGRSIIPPPIFPEQAEIALNVFKQLKIVDAPGSPTFGESCAQWVFDLVASIFGAYDPDSGRRLITEWFVCIPKKNSKSTLAAGIMMTAMILNWRQSAEYAILAPTIEVANNSFAPSRDMVKHEEDLDELFQVQTHIKTITHRVSGAALKVVAADANTVSGKKSVGTLIDELWLFGKQPNAEDMLREATGGLASRPEGFIIYLTTQSNDPPAGVFLQKLRYARDVRDGKIVDSCFVPVIFEHPPEMVKRKEHLKVENLAMVNPNFGFSVDQAYLEREFRKAQETGEESFRGFLAKHANVEIGLALRSDRWAGAEFWEAAAQVPGVTLDQLIDRCEVIDVGIDGGGLDDLLGLAVVGREKGTRNWLAWTHAWAHPSVFERRKEIADTLRDFEREGDLTVVEQIGDDVEDVAQIVATIHQAGLLDKVGADPAGIGGVLDALGAAGVPEDRVIGISQGWKLSGAIKTTERRVAAASGRRADDGGEKPDGTLIHGGQRMMAWAVGNARVVPVGNAVNITKQASGTGKIDPLMAIFDAVSLMALNPPAQGPSVYESRGIRFL, encoded by the coding sequence ATGGAATGGTCGACAGCATGCCCGGACTGGCCCGAGCGGTTGCGGTCTGGGCGCTCGATCATTCCACCGCCGATCTTTCCGGAGCAGGCAGAGATCGCGCTGAACGTTTTCAAGCAACTCAAGATCGTCGATGCACCGGGCAGTCCGACGTTCGGCGAGTCGTGCGCGCAGTGGGTGTTCGATCTCGTCGCATCGATCTTCGGCGCGTACGACCCTGATAGTGGTCGACGCCTGATCACCGAGTGGTTCGTGTGTATCCCGAAGAAGAACAGTAAGTCGACGCTGGCCGCCGGGATCATGATGACGGCGATGATTCTGAATTGGCGGCAGTCAGCGGAGTACGCGATTCTGGCGCCGACGATCGAGGTGGCGAACAACAGCTTCGCGCCGAGCCGGGACATGGTGAAGCACGAGGAAGACCTCGATGAACTGTTCCAGGTGCAAACGCACATCAAGACGATCACGCATCGCGTCAGCGGCGCGGCGTTGAAGGTCGTTGCCGCCGACGCGAACACGGTCAGCGGGAAGAAGAGCGTCGGAACGCTGATCGACGAACTGTGGCTGTTCGGCAAGCAGCCGAATGCTGAAGACATGTTGCGGGAAGCGACGGGCGGACTCGCATCGCGTCCCGAAGGCTTCATCATCTACCTGACGACGCAGTCGAACGATCCGCCGGCGGGGGTGTTCCTGCAGAAGCTGCGTTACGCGCGCGACGTGCGCGACGGAAAGATCGTTGATTCGTGCTTCGTGCCGGTGATCTTCGAGCACCCGCCGGAGATGGTTAAGCGCAAGGAGCACCTGAAGGTCGAAAACCTTGCAATGGTGAATCCGAACTTCGGGTTCTCTGTTGATCAGGCATATCTGGAGCGCGAGTTCCGCAAGGCGCAGGAAACCGGCGAAGAGTCGTTTCGCGGCTTTCTCGCGAAGCATGCAAATGTAGAAATCGGACTTGCGCTGCGCAGTGATCGCTGGGCGGGTGCCGAGTTTTGGGAGGCGGCCGCGCAAGTGCCCGGCGTGACGCTCGATCAACTGATCGACCGGTGTGAGGTGATTGACGTGGGCATCGACGGTGGCGGTCTCGACGACTTGTTGGGGCTCGCGGTCGTCGGTCGAGAGAAGGGCACGCGGAACTGGTTGGCCTGGACGCACGCGTGGGCGCATCCATCGGTGTTCGAACGCCGCAAGGAAATTGCCGACACGCTGCGTGACTTCGAGCGCGAAGGCGATTTGACTGTCGTCGAGCAAATTGGCGACGACGTCGAGGACGTTGCCCAGATCGTCGCGACGATTCACCAGGCGGGACTGCTGGACAAGGTTGGCGCGGACCCGGCCGGAATCGGTGGCGTGCTCGACGCGCTCGGCGCGGCAGGTGTCCCTGAAGACAGGGTGATCGGCATCTCTCAGGGTTGGAAGTTGTCGGGTGCGATCAAGACGACGGAGCGTCGCGTTGCGGCAGCGAGCGGGCGACGCGCTGACGATGGCGGCGAGAAGCCCGACGGCACCTTGATTCACGGCGGCCAGCGCATGATGGCGTGGGCCGTCGGCAATGCGCGCGTCGTACCTGTCGGAAACGCTGTGAACATCACAAAACAGGCCAGCGGGACGGGGAAAATCGACCCGCTGATGGCTATTTTCGATGCGGTATCGCTGATGGCGCTCAATCCGCCGGCTCAAGGGCCGTCGGTGTACGAGTCGCGCGGCATCCGATTTCTTTGA
- a CDS encoding phage portal protein yields the protein MGWFDFIRRGNQPEAQTRPENAAPRAEIPSGSVTFTGLDDPRLLEYIRRGELDGRDPRAARALRNMAVLRCVTLISEAIGMLPLNLQSSDETKQVQTNDPAHRLLKYKPNDWQTPIEFKSLMQLRALLDGQSFARVIWSGNRPIRLIPMDRGSTKARLTAAWQIVYDYTTPGGDEITLQARDVFHLRDLSLDGVNGISRIRLSREALELAEQAERAASRTFRTGVMAGGAIEIPKELSDTAYKRMKESLADNYSGAENAGNWMLIEEGGTAKQFTATAVSAQQIETRNHQIEEVARMYGVPRPLLMMDDTSWGSGIEQLAIFFIQYGLGHWFVSWEQAAARSFIPDSQLGARQFKFNEGALLRGTLNDQASFFSKALGAGGQSPWMSQNEVRELSDLPKSDDPQTDALRNPMTQKPKGTGDEPPATA from the coding sequence ATGGGTTGGTTCGATTTCATCCGGCGGGGCAACCAGCCGGAGGCCCAAACTCGCCCGGAAAACGCCGCCCCTCGCGCTGAAATCCCATCGGGCAGCGTGACTTTCACTGGCTTGGACGATCCTCGCTTGCTCGAATACATCCGGCGCGGCGAGTTGGACGGGCGCGATCCGCGCGCGGCGCGTGCGCTGCGAAATATGGCGGTATTGCGCTGCGTGACGCTGATCTCCGAAGCGATAGGCATGCTGCCGCTCAATCTTCAGAGCAGCGACGAGACGAAGCAGGTTCAGACCAACGACCCGGCGCATCGGCTGCTCAAGTACAAGCCGAACGACTGGCAGACGCCGATCGAATTTAAGAGCCTGATGCAGTTGCGCGCGTTGCTCGACGGACAGTCGTTCGCGCGAGTTATCTGGTCGGGCAATCGGCCGATTCGACTGATTCCGATGGATCGCGGATCGACGAAAGCGCGGCTGACGGCTGCATGGCAGATCGTCTATGACTACACGACGCCGGGCGGCGACGAAATAACGCTGCAAGCGCGTGACGTTTTTCATCTGCGCGATCTCTCGCTTGATGGTGTGAACGGAATTTCGCGTATCAGGCTGTCGCGCGAAGCGCTTGAGCTTGCGGAGCAGGCCGAGCGCGCGGCGTCGCGCACGTTCCGTACCGGCGTGATGGCTGGTGGTGCGATCGAGATCCCGAAAGAGCTTTCCGACACTGCATATAAGCGCATGAAGGAATCGCTCGCCGATAACTACTCTGGCGCAGAAAACGCTGGTAACTGGATGCTGATCGAAGAGGGCGGCACGGCCAAGCAGTTCACGGCAACGGCTGTTTCAGCGCAGCAGATCGAGACGCGCAATCATCAGATCGAAGAGGTTGCGCGCATGTATGGTGTGCCGCGTCCGCTTCTCATGATGGACGACACGAGTTGGGGCAGTGGCATCGAACAACTGGCGATCTTCTTTATTCAGTACGGCCTCGGTCACTGGTTTGTCTCGTGGGAGCAGGCTGCTGCGCGCAGCTTCATCCCTGACAGCCAGCTTGGTGCTCGGCAATTCAAGTTCAACGAGGGCGCGCTGCTGCGCGGCACGCTCAACGATCAGGCGTCGTTCTTTTCGAAGGCGCTTGGCGCTGGCGGCCAGTCGCCATGGATGTCGCAAAACGAAGTGCGCGAACTCTCCGACCTGCCCAAATCCGATGATCCGCAGACCGACGCATTGCGGAATCCAATGACACAAAAACCGAAGGGGACCGGCGATGAGCCTCCTGCAACTGCCTGA
- a CDS encoding head maturation protease, ClpP-related produces the protein MSLLQLPEIRADFRLGAAQFDMRPDALERWEPEVRAANDGSPSISIYDTIGDNWEGTGVTATRISAALRSIGANQAVTVNVNSPGGDFFEGVAIYNLLRQHQAKVTVQVLGLAASAASVIAMAGDEILMGEGSFLMIHNAWTVAIGNRHDLAQASQTLEPFDSAMANLYAKRAGITQDAAASLMDKETWIGADQAVSDGFATGLIESAEVSKTQTSSSATRKTLAIVEASMAKAGYSRSTRREAIKSLLSGTPSAAGNPATPSAGEDVAETLQNLLNAMKG, from the coding sequence ATGAGCCTCCTGCAACTGCCTGAGATTCGTGCCGATTTCCGCTTGGGCGCGGCGCAGTTTGATATGCGTCCGGACGCGCTGGAGCGCTGGGAACCCGAGGTACGCGCGGCAAACGATGGATCGCCGTCGATTTCGATATACGACACGATTGGCGACAATTGGGAAGGCACTGGCGTGACCGCGACGCGCATCTCTGCCGCGCTGCGCAGCATCGGCGCGAATCAGGCCGTTACGGTCAACGTGAATTCGCCCGGTGGTGACTTTTTCGAGGGCGTCGCGATCTACAACCTGCTTCGCCAACACCAGGCCAAGGTCACCGTGCAGGTGCTGGGCCTTGCGGCGTCGGCGGCATCGGTTATCGCAATGGCTGGCGACGAGATCCTGATGGGCGAAGGCTCGTTCCTCATGATCCATAACGCGTGGACGGTTGCAATTGGCAACCGGCACGATCTCGCACAGGCGTCGCAGACGCTCGAACCGTTCGATTCAGCGATGGCGAACTTGTACGCAAAGCGTGCGGGCATCACGCAGGACGCTGCCGCGAGCCTGATGGACAAGGAAACGTGGATCGGCGCCGACCAGGCTGTGAGTGACGGCTTTGCAACCGGACTGATCGAGTCCGCCGAGGTTAGCAAGACACAGACGTCCTCATCGGCAACGCGAAAGACTCTAGCGATTGTCGAGGCGTCGATGGCGAAGGCGGGCTACTCGCGCTCGACCCGTCGCGAAGCAATCAAATCCCTTTTGTCCGGCACGCCGAGCGCTGCTGGAAACCCTGCCACGCCGAGCGCTGGCGAAGACGTTGCAGAAACCCTGCAAAACCTCCTCAACGCAATGAAAGGCTGA